Proteins co-encoded in one Arachis hypogaea cultivar Tifrunner chromosome 11, arahy.Tifrunner.gnm2.J5K5, whole genome shotgun sequence genomic window:
- the LOC112722404 gene encoding formin-like protein 8, with amino-acid sequence MPSHGHAFAMAVVAAAIAMLLVAVIFFYLKKFACSWHYHHRHRVAASFRREAGFNQEDIRKVNNMKGLLAEENGIDILYMVETQGRHFKTSFPTRIFNPSYEDNEEKEEEEKRIDVLVQRSMHYETQEVPLLCESPGSGLMVHEDLVKPLQPPSPPPPPPPPPPPPPPPSPPPPPPRNKIPKASPVPSSSKPPPPPKRKANMENNTLEVAESREKGASQTRLKPLHWDKVVANVDHSTVWDHINDGSFRFDNELIETLFGYSTKNQTNERNLCHASSAQLFLVDPRKSQNTSIVLRSLAISRKEIMDALDDGQGISLETLEKLTKIAPTQEEEAKIIQFSGNPDKLAHADSFLYCILKAVPTAFIRLKAMLFRSNYDFEAVQLKENLQTLEKGCKEMRASGLLLKFLEAILKAGNRMNAGTSRGNAQGFNLNALRKLPDVKSIDGKTSLLHFIVEQVAQSEGRREAMNQKHNIPKINGDISNSNENNNSLVQHETEKEYLMLGLQVLLGGIKDELSEVKKAAIIDHQNFIRMLYILNARVSEIREIVTKCCGENNERGGFVKEMKGFVEECEEELKVVKDEHLRIMELVKKTNEYYLGGGGGSNPFELFLIVRDFVDMVDEVCSDLRRKIEKKNVGGGEGASTTPPLSPSKKAPLRFPKFDLHFLSNMSSATSCSSLSDDDF; translated from the exons ATGCCATCCCATGGTCATGCATTTGCAATGGCTGTGGTTGCTGCAGCCATTGCTATGCTACTTGTTGCTGTGATTTTCTTCTACTTGAAAAAATTTGCTTGCTCTTGGCATTACCACCATAGACACAGAGTTGCAGCGAGTTTTCGAAGAGAAGCAGGATTTAACCAAGAGGATATAAGGAAAGTTAATAATATGAAAGGGTTACTTGCTGAAGAAAATGGGATTGATATTCTGTATATGGTGGAAACACAAGGAAGGCATTTCAAAACTAGTTTCCCAACTAGAATATTCAATCCTAGTTATGAAGAtaatgaagaaaaggaagaagaagaaaagagaatagATGTATTGGTTCAAAGATCTATGCATTATGAGACTCAAGAGGTTCCATTGCTATGTGAATCTCCAGGTTCAGGTTTGATGGTTCATGAGGATTTGGTTAAACCACTAcaaccaccatcaccaccaccaccaccaccacctcctcctcctcctcctcctcctccttctcctcctcctcctcctccaagaAACAAAATTCCAAAAGCATCACCTGTGCCTTCATCATcaaaaccaccaccaccacctaaaAGAAAAGCCAACATGGAAAACAACACCTTAGAGGTTGCAGAATCAAGAGAGAAGGGTGCTAGCCAAACAAGACTCAAACCTCTACATTGGGATAAGGTTGTAGCTAATGTTGATCATTCTACAGTGTGGGatcacatcaatgatggctctttcAG GTTTGACAATGAACTCATAGAAACACTCTTTGGATATTCAACCAAGAACCAAACCAATGAAAGAAACCTATGTCATGCATCTTCAGCTCAGTTATTCCTTGTGGACCCTAGAAAATCCCAAAACACATCAATTGTGCTAAGGTCTCTTGCAATTTCTCGCAAGGAAATTATGGACGCGCTTGATGATGGACAAGGAATCAGTCTTGAGACACTTGAAAAACTTACTAAGATAGCTCCTacacaagaagaagaagccaaAATCATCCAATTCAGTGGAAATCCAGATAAACTTGCTCATGCTGATTCATTCCTCTACTGCATCCTCAAAGCGGTTCCAACAGCATTCATTCGCCTAAAAGCAATGCTTTTCAGATCAAATTATGATTTTGAAGCTGTTCAGCTTAAAGAAAACTTACAAACACTTGAAAAGGGTTGCAAGGAGATGAGGGCTAGTGGCCTATTACTGAAGTTTCTTGAGGCAATTCTCAAAGCTGGAAACCGGATGAATGCCGGAACTTCTAGGGGAAATGCACAAGGTTTCAACCTAAATGCTCTTAGGAAGCTTCCTGATGTGAAAAGCATTGATGGGAAGACTAGTTTGCTACACTTCATTGTAGAGCAGGTGGCTCAGtcagaaggaagaagagaagctATGAATCAAAAGCATAACATTCCCAAAATCAACGGTGATATAAGCAACTCCAATGAAAACAATAATAGCCTTGTGCAACATGAGACAGAGAAAGAGTATCTGATGCTTGGTTTACAAGTGTTATTGGGAGGTATAAAGGATGAATTATCCGAAGTAAAGAAAGCAGCAATAATTGATCATCAGAATTTCATTAGGATGTTATACATTCTCAATGCTCGTGTTAGCGAAATTCGAGAGATTGTAACCAAATGTTGTGGCGAGAACAATGAGAGAGGTGGATTTGTTAAGGAAATGAAAGGGTTTGTAGAGGAATGTGAGGAGGAGCTTAAAGTTGTGAAAGATGAACACCTTAGGATCATGGAGCTTGTGAAGAAAACCAATGAGTATTATCTTGGAGGTGGAGGAGGATCAAACCCCTTTGAACTGTTTCTTATTGTGAGAGATTTTGTTGACATGGTGGATGAGGTTTGCAGTGATCTCAGAAGGAAGATAGAAAAGAAGAATGTAGGAGGAGGAGAAGGTGCATCAACAACACCACCTCTTTCACCCTCAAAGAAAGCACCACTCAGGTTCCCAAAGTTTGATTTGCACTTTCTATCAAACATGTCAAGTGCGACATCATGTTCTAGCCTATCAGATGATGATTTCTGA
- the LOC112722405 gene encoding uncharacterized protein, whose protein sequence is MVSDSVPAALIPSAANTKNLGKKKRTNRSAKLKQNKIEARREQWLSQGSVKSKGCKDVIDSDGHELPLSAGNHGKRPLEQLETRHRVEEDDGLIHQHSDSESPANSPTGNDSGTNFTGSSGSSSGSSSSRSSSSYSSAGCCSGNITEEDDDEEEEGGGEEEGDDGCLDDWEAVADALAANDKRQNPCSDSPPSHGDESVVQMASSNCEDPNRGPNSGSRNLKPESANLVPWTGNCRAWRADDAFRPQSLPNLSKQHSLPISDRRCGGGVLWSRSAMPSSCPICCEDLDLTDTSFLPCLCGFRLCLFCHKRILEEDARCPGCRKPYECEAVVETEPSVLGGSLTLRLARSCSMVERS, encoded by the exons ATGGTTTCTGATTCAGTTCCCGCCGCTCTTATTCCTTCAGCTGCAAACACTAAGAACCTCGGCAAGAAGAAGAGG ACCAACAGGTCTGCAAAATTGAAACAGAACAAAATTGAAGCGCGTCGTGAGCAATGGTTATCCCAAG GTTCTGTCAAGAGCAAGGGGTGCAAGGATGTAATCGACAGTGATGGCCACGAGCTGCCATTGTCAGCCGGGAATCATGGCAAGCGTCCGCTGGAGCAGTTGGAGACTAGGCACAGGGTGGAAGAAGACGACGGGTTGATCCATCAACACAGCGATTCGGAATCACCAGCTAACAGCCCCACAGGCAATGATTCTGGGACGAATTTCACTGGAAGCAGTGGCAGCAGTAGCGGGAGCAGTAGCAGTAGGAGCAGCAGTAGTTACAGCAGCGCTGGGTGTTGCTCTGGAAACATAACAGAAGAAGATGACGATGAAGAAGAGGAAGGAGGAGGggaagaagaaggtgatgatggTTGCTTGGATGATTGGGAGGCTGTGGCAGATGCTCTAGCCGCCAATGACAAGCGCCAGAACCCTTGTTCTGATTCACCTCCTTCACACGGCGATGAATCCGTTGTGCAAATGGCTTCATCGAACTGTGAAGATCCAAACAGGGGGCCGAATTCAGGGTCTCGGAATTTGAAACCTGAGAGTGCTAATTTGGTTCCTTGGACTGGTAATTGCCGAGCTTGGAGGGCTGATGATGCATTTCGACCCCAGAGTTTGCCCAATTTGTCCAAGCAGCACAGCTTGCCAATCTCCGACCGACGTTGCGGTGGTGGTGTCCTTTGGAGTCGCTCTGCTATGCCATCATCATGTCCTATATGCTGTGAGGATCTCGATTTGACAGACACGAGTTTCTTGCCTTGCTTGTGTGGCTTTCGGCTTTGCCTCTTTTGCCATAAGAGGATTCTTGAAGAAGATGCTCGCTGCCCTGGCTGCAGGAAGCCTTATGAGTGCGAAGCTGTTGTTGAGACGGAGCCTAGTGTGCTTGGAGGCAGTCTCACCCTTCGGTTGGCTCGATCTTGTAGCATGGTCGAAAGGTCTTGA